A region from the Campylobacter subantarcticus LMG 24377 genome encodes:
- a CDS encoding ferrirhodotorulic acid ABC transporter membrane protein encodes MSIYFVHFFGVFFSYALLSALFFYNLKNSFVCKLAFVGFVFSYFAFFISSKTLQYDLLFFFNNILFVLVFLVLLVLVYMQNNIIKEKIQSVLVFLLSFAFGVKYLHVSVDFPILSTNFLDSLAISSFGFILLAFVICLGIYLYIRWLREFKFKFLNLFLFVIVIFYLNEALAQILLHLMREGVIETESLYLSYVAKSVYYAKFYTYVWFVLLGLCVVLALKQRVSENTKKKDFDIEFRKNHAKNSTITNFSASVFSAMVLSLCICLFYDLHASKPITIDEPTYVEPNENDEFVFDVAILRDNNLHRFAYISDEGKVVRFFLINKREDKDSPVAVFDACSICGDMGYVKRGGELICISCNVRIFLPSVGKAGGCNPIPMKYKFENGKVIIPFSEILDGVNFFTQVVEKKVYDPIDRTELINLKAPRSYVYKGRTYFFANEKNYEEFKNDPLKYIDTNKTSKYRIHNLLGNDYAS; translated from the coding sequence ATGTCGATTTATTTTGTACATTTTTTTGGAGTTTTCTTCTCCTATGCGCTTTTAAGTGCTTTATTTTTTTACAATCTAAAAAATTCTTTTGTGTGTAAACTCGCTTTTGTGGGTTTTGTTTTTTCTTATTTTGCTTTTTTTATTAGTTCTAAGACACTTCAATACGATCTACTGTTTTTTTTCAATAACATCTTGTTTGTTTTAGTGTTTTTAGTGTTACTTGTTTTAGTTTATATGCAAAATAACATCATAAAAGAAAAAATTCAAAGCGTATTGGTGTTTTTGCTATCCTTTGCTTTTGGTGTGAAGTATTTGCATGTTTCGGTGGATTTTCCTATATTAAGTACTAATTTTTTAGATTCTTTAGCGATTAGTTCTTTTGGATTTATTTTGCTTGCTTTTGTGATATGTCTTGGAATTTACCTTTATATAAGATGGCTAAGAGAATTTAAATTTAAGTTTTTAAATTTATTTTTATTTGTTATCGTGATTTTTTATCTAAATGAAGCTTTAGCACAAATTCTATTACACCTTATGAGAGAAGGCGTAATAGAAACAGAAAGCTTGTATTTAAGCTATGTAGCAAAAAGTGTGTATTATGCTAAATTTTATACTTATGTATGGTTTGTGTTGTTAGGGCTTTGTGTTGTTTTAGCTCTAAAACAAAGAGTGAGTGAAAATACCAAGAAAAAAGATTTTGATATAGAATTTAGAAAAAATCACGCTAAAAATTCAACCATAACTAACTTTAGCGCAAGTGTTTTTAGTGCTATGGTTTTAAGCCTTTGTATTTGTCTTTTTTATGACTTGCATGCTTCCAAGCCAATCACCATAGATGAGCCAACCTATGTAGAACCAAATGAAAATGATGAATTTGTCTTTGATGTAGCTATTTTAAGAGATAACAACTTACACCGCTTTGCTTATATTAGTGATGAGGGTAAGGTAGTGAGATTTTTCTTAATCAACAAAAGAGAAGACAAAGACTCACCGGTAGCGGTTTTTGATGCTTGTAGTATATGTGGTGATATGGGTTATGTTAAAAGAGGTGGAGAGTTAATTTGTATTTCGTGTAATGTGAGAATTTTCCTGCCAAGTGTGGGCAAAGCAGGCGGATGTAATCCTATCCCAATGAAATATAAATTTGAAAATGGTAAAGTTATCATACCTTTTTCAGAAATTTTAGATGGGGTGAATTTTTTTACTCAAGTAGTAGAAAAGAAAGTTTATGATCCTATCGATCGTACTGAGCTTATTAACTTAAAAGCACCAAGATCTTATGTTTATAAAGGAAGAACATATTTCTTTGCGAATGAAAAAAACTATGAAGAATTTAAAAACGATCCTTTAAAATACATTGATACCAATAAAACTTCAAAATATAGAATTCATAATTTATTAGGAAATGACTATGCAAGTTAA
- a CDS encoding ferrirhodotorulic acid transporter, periplasmic binding protein: protein MKKTLLSLGAAASILASSVFAAEVPIGDPYELNGMEIAAVYLQPIEMEPRGIDLAASLADIHLEADIHALKGNKNGFPEGFWIPYLSVAYKLTNLDNGKVKTGTLMPMVADDGPHYGANIKMDTGIGNYELVFLIENPEKQGFGRHVDKETGVGKWFEPFSVKYNFKYTGKPK, encoded by the coding sequence ATGAAAAAAACTTTATTAAGTTTAGGTGCAGCAGCGAGCATTTTAGCTAGCTCGGTTTTCGCAGCAGAGGTGCCAATTGGTGATCCATATGAGTTAAATGGTATGGAGATTGCAGCGGTTTATTTGCAACCAATCGAAATGGAACCAAGAGGAATTGATCTTGCAGCAAGTTTAGCAGATATTCACCTTGAAGCAGACATCCATGCATTAAAAGGCAATAAAAACGGTTTTCCAGAAGGATTTTGGATCCCTTATTTATCTGTTGCATACAAACTTACTAACCTTGACAATGGTAAAGTAAAAACAGGAACACTTATGCCTATGGTAGCAGATGATGGCCCTCACTATGGTGCTAACATTAAAATGGATACAGGTATAGGAAATTATGAGTTGGTATTTTTGATTGAAAATCCAGAAAAGCAAGGCTTTGGACGTCATGTTGATAAAGAAACAGGTGTTGGTAAGTGGTTTGAGCCATTTTCAGTTAAATACAACTTCAAATACACAGGTAAACCAAAGTGA
- a CDS encoding ferrirhodotorulic acid transporter inner membrane protein has protein sequence MIFLFCSIVYAREIDYQKEAQAIKQILDESVLLYKEDKNLEAKKKAEDAYFQHFETMEGSIGRNVGRKVIVMERKFVNLRKMYKDKEDFSKIEALISSLYFDLDEVVPILEKGFQLKAEASDVNYDKKAAEDSSLKAEKARQAQAEAMFAALLGEKVEGQATQSSQASSANSQEQNANDDTLLALQEASAMDARLQFLMDSMISKLDQAALAFINKDNQKAKDLIQSALFDDYRNSKVEVLVARYTKAGIDKKIQTKLRTIIRQINANTLNEKAIRDEISTISDLLYEAFLDLPKEELALLQVKGFDESVMSTKNYTKVYDDIKIALNNILQNYDGFNLNSIDALQNVYLDIFEASGMESKIGAIDSALKLKIESYFSKGVALIKASASKEELKQNFDELSALIEGSLDKIQESSPMSLFIWALGIILREGLEALIIIVAIVSYLVQSGNKKRLSIVYSALWSGVFLSFVTAFFISWIFKEQAGQSRELLEGITMLVAVALLFYVGFWLLSNAQNKKWANYVKTQAVEAISNNSAKTLWFSVFLAVYREGAETILFYQALLFDAKTSIDYSFIFIGLGSGLVILVILYYLLKAGALKIPVKQFFYITSYIIFYMVFVFTGKGIGELIEAKVITPSLLPFDFEGILWLGIYPYYESIIPQFMVLILLVMGIFITKQISNKKGKI, from the coding sequence ATGATTTTTTTATTTTGTTCTATTGTATATGCTAGAGAAATTGACTATCAAAAAGAAGCTCAAGCGATTAAGCAAATTTTAGATGAAAGTGTGCTTTTATACAAAGAAGATAAAAATTTAGAAGCAAAAAAGAAAGCTGAAGATGCTTACTTTCAGCATTTTGAAACCATGGAGGGTTCTATAGGGCGTAATGTTGGAAGAAAAGTTATTGTAATGGAGCGTAAATTTGTCAACTTAAGAAAAATGTATAAAGATAAAGAAGATTTTTCTAAGATTGAAGCATTAATTAGTAGTTTGTATTTTGACTTAGATGAGGTTGTGCCTATTTTAGAGAAGGGTTTTCAACTTAAAGCTGAAGCAAGCGATGTCAATTATGACAAAAAAGCAGCCGAGGATTCATCTTTAAAAGCAGAAAAAGCACGCCAAGCGCAAGCAGAAGCAATGTTTGCTGCATTGCTTGGAGAGAAGGTTGAAGGTCAAGCTACACAAAGTTCGCAAGCAAGTAGCGCAAATTCTCAAGAACAAAATGCTAATGATGATACTTTATTAGCATTGCAAGAAGCTTCTGCTATGGATGCAAGATTGCAATTTTTGATGGATTCGATGATTTCGAAATTAGATCAGGCTGCATTAGCTTTTATCAACAAAGATAATCAAAAAGCTAAAGACTTGATCCAATCTGCTTTGTTTGATGATTATAGAAATTCTAAAGTTGAGGTTTTGGTCGCAAGATACACCAAAGCAGGTATTGATAAAAAAATTCAAACCAAACTTCGAACGATCATTAGACAAATCAACGCTAATACCTTAAACGAAAAAGCCATAAGAGATGAAATTTCAACTATATCAGATCTGCTTTATGAAGCCTTTTTGGATCTTCCTAAAGAAGAATTAGCTTTACTTCAGGTTAAAGGCTTTGATGAAAGTGTTATGAGCACTAAAAACTATACTAAAGTATATGATGATATAAAAATTGCACTTAATAATATTTTACAAAATTATGATGGTTTTAATTTAAATAGCATAGATGCTTTACAAAATGTTTATTTGGATATTTTTGAAGCAAGTGGCATGGAAAGTAAAATTGGTGCTATTGATAGTGCTTTAAAATTAAAAATAGAAAGTTATTTTTCAAAAGGCGTTGCTTTGATTAAAGCGAGTGCTTCTAAAGAAGAATTAAAACAAAATTTTGATGAATTAAGTGCGTTGATAGAAGGATCATTAGATAAAATTCAAGAATCATCGCCTATGTCGTTGTTTATATGGGCTTTGGGTATTATCTTAAGAGAAGGCTTGGAAGCTTTAATTATCATCGTGGCTATTGTTTCTTATCTAGTTCAAAGTGGCAATAAAAAGCGTTTAAGTATAGTGTATTCAGCACTTTGGAGCGGAGTGTTTTTAAGTTTTGTGACAGCATTTTTTATATCATGGATTTTCAAAGAACAAGCTGGACAAAGTAGAGAATTACTAGAAGGTATCACCATGCTTGTTGCAGTGGCGTTGCTTTTTTATGTTGGTTTTTGGCTTTTATCAAATGCACAAAATAAAAAATGGGCAAACTATGTTAAAACCCAAGCAGTGGAAGCCATCTCGAATAATTCAGCAAAAACACTATGGTTTAGTGTATTTTTAGCTGTATATAGAGAAGGTGCTGAAACTATTCTTTTTTATCAAGCATTGTTGTTTGATGCAAAAACAAGCATAGATTATAGTTTTATATTTATAGGTTTAGGTAGCGGTTTAGTTATACTTGTCATACTTTATTATTTATTAAAAGCTGGTGCGTTAAAAATACCAGTAAAACAATTTTTCTATATTACTTCATATATTATATTTTATATGGTTTTTGTCTTTACGGGCAAAGGCATCGGTGAACTTATAGAAGCTAAGGTTATCACCCCAAGCTTGCTTCCTTTTGATTTTGAAGGAATTTTATGGCTTGGAATTTATCCTTACTATGAGAGCATCATACCACAGTTTATGGTTTTAATCTTACTCGTTATGGGTATTTTTATAACAAAGCAAATTTCAAATAAAAAGGGGAAAATATGA
- a CDS encoding D-amino acid aminotransferase, whose protein sequence is MQEKEIVFLNGEFLKANEAKVSIFDRGFIFGDGIYEVVPVVSAKIADKEEFWERFERSLAQIDLKIPYTKEEFEAILTQLTTSNLLQEGGVYMQVTRGVGSRNFALLKGLEPTIMAFAFESKVLDHELAKNGVNIISTVDLRWKRRDIKSISLLAQCLAKEEAVKAKAFEAFMVENSFVTEASSSSAFIIKNDTLITKPFSNEILPGIRRKNILKFAKELGLKIEQRAFNMKEVYEADEVFISAATFLILGVVKADSKVIKDGKVGFYTQKLREKYIEKIQNEVML, encoded by the coding sequence ATGCAAGAAAAAGAGATTGTTTTTTTAAACGGCGAGTTTTTAAAGGCCAATGAAGCCAAGGTCAGCATTTTTGATCGGGGTTTTATCTTTGGAGATGGAATTTATGAGGTGGTTCCTGTAGTAAGTGCAAAAATAGCAGATAAGGAAGAATTTTGGGAGCGTTTTGAGCGTAGTTTGGCGCAAATTGATCTTAAAATACCTTATACAAAAGAAGAATTTGAAGCCATTTTAACACAACTAACAACAAGCAATTTACTTCAAGAAGGTGGAGTTTATATGCAAGTTACTAGAGGGGTTGGTAGCAGAAATTTTGCACTTTTAAAAGGTTTAGAGCCTACCATCATGGCTTTTGCTTTTGAAAGTAAAGTGCTAGATCATGAATTAGCTAAAAATGGAGTAAATATTATCTCTACGGTTGATTTAAGATGGAAAAGAAGAGATATTAAGTCTATATCTTTATTAGCACAGTGTCTTGCAAAAGAAGAAGCGGTAAAAGCCAAAGCTTTTGAAGCATTTATGGTGGAAAATTCTTTCGTTACTGAAGCTTCGAGTAGTTCAGCTTTTATTATTAAAAATGATACTTTGATCACCAAGCCTTTTTCAAATGAAATCTTACCAGGAATTCGTCGTAAAAATATTTTAAAATTTGCAAAAGAATTGGGTCTTAAAATAGAACAAAGAGCTTTTAATATGAAAGAAGTATATGAAGCAGATGAAGTGTTTATCTCTGCGGCTACTTTTTTGATTTTAGGTGTTGTGAAAGCAGATAGCAAAGTCATAAAAGATGGTAAAGTAGGATTTTATACTCAAAAACTAAGGGAAAAATATATTGAAAAAATTCAAAATGAAGTAATGTTATAA
- a CDS encoding glycosyl transferase family 90, with translation MADSRLMMNVKGVAKSFIPRRIYQNQLSNIFNEILKSKHLDHIISRVNYYNLQNDFFDIKSLDCYEKIGKLPFKKTSYAYDAYAISKYYDDDLLWIKGFGDISYNLKYPSIAKSRPIKEGCNNIILKLDKNRHFDFIQDQYVFEDKKDLLFFRGAIYQPHRIRFFEKYFNHDRCDIAHVGDRKIHAEKWIKNLNFKISRSYQTQFKFLLSLEGNDVASNLKWAMKTNSLVLAPKMRYETWFMEGRLVPNEHFALIDDDYENVEALMDYYLSYPNQAKEIIQNAHAYIEQFLDEKLEFYIGILVLAKYFYYSNQITLPQAIVDLFD, from the coding sequence ATGGCAGATTCTAGATTGATGATGAATGTTAAGGGTGTTGCTAAAAGTTTTATACCTAGAAGAATTTATCAAAATCAGCTTAGCAATATTTTCAATGAAATATTAAAATCAAAACATTTAGATCATATTATCAGCCGTGTGAATTATTATAATTTACAAAATGATTTTTTTGATATAAAAAGTTTAGATTGCTATGAAAAAATAGGCAAATTACCTTTTAAAAAAACTTCTTATGCTTATGATGCTTATGCGATTAGTAAGTATTATGATGATGATTTGTTGTGGATTAAAGGTTTTGGTGATATTAGTTATAACCTTAAATACCCAAGTATAGCTAAATCAAGACCTATTAAAGAAGGTTGTAATAATATCATCTTAAAATTAGATAAAAATAGACATTTTGATTTTATACAAGATCAGTATGTTTTTGAAGATAAAAAAGATCTTCTTTTTTTCAGAGGTGCGATCTATCAACCACATCGTATTCGTTTTTTTGAAAAGTACTTCAATCACGATCGTTGTGATATTGCTCACGTTGGGGATAGAAAAATTCATGCAGAAAAGTGGATAAAAAATTTAAACTTTAAAATCAGCAGGTCTTATCAAACCCAATTTAAATTTTTACTTTCTTTGGAGGGTAATGATGTAGCTAGTAATCTAAAATGGGCTATGAAAACTAATTCCTTGGTCTTAGCACCAAAAATGCGCTATGAAACATGGTTTATGGAAGGTAGATTGGTTCCAAATGAACATTTTGCTTTAATTGATGATGATTATGAAAATGTAGAGGCTTTGATGGATTATTATCTAAGTTATCCAAATCAAGCAAAAGAAATCATACAAAATGCCCATGCTTACATAGAGCAATTTTTAGATGAGAAATTAGAATTTTATATAGGTATTTTGGTTTTGGCGAAATATTTTTATTATTCAAATCAAATCACTTTGCCACAGGCTATTGTGGATTTATTTGACTAA
- the rsmH gene encoding 16S rRNA (cytosine(1402)-N(4))-methyltransferase RsmH, with the protein MQSPHIPVLLQEVLDIFSDFDSGDFLDCTLGYGGHSKALLQAHEKLRLIACDKDLEALNFSKEFLKKFQDRISFNHIGFKDILTQISTQNLRGILADIGVSSLQLDKNDRGFSLNSDFLDMRMDQNNPLSAKEVVNSYSKETLERIFKDYGDLAPVASMLAQKIINARSQKEITSAKELSQIIGNAKLKGRNVSLVLLVFQALRIEVNNELGELKFLLENIEKAKLKDCKLAIISFHSLEDRIVKNTFKRWEKDCICDERAIKCECGKGHSLGKILSKKAISASKEEISYNSRSSCAKMRIFYFR; encoded by the coding sequence TTGCAAAGTCCACATATTCCCGTTTTATTACAAGAAGTTTTAGATATTTTTAGTGATTTTGATAGTGGAGATTTTTTAGATTGTACTTTAGGCTATGGAGGGCATTCTAAAGCATTATTGCAAGCTCATGAGAAACTAAGATTAATTGCTTGTGATAAAGATTTAGAAGCTTTAAATTTTTCTAAAGAATTTTTAAAAAAATTTCAAGATAGGATAAGTTTTAATCATATAGGCTTTAAAGATATTTTAACTCAAATTTCAACGCAAAACTTAAGAGGAATTTTAGCTGATATTGGTGTATCTTCTTTGCAGCTTGATAAAAATGATAGAGGTTTTTCACTAAATTCTGATTTTTTAGATATGAGAATGGATCAAAATAACCCTTTAAGTGCTAAAGAAGTGGTAAATTCTTATAGCAAGGAAACTTTGGAGCGAATTTTTAAAGACTATGGAGATTTAGCACCAGTTGCTTCAATGCTTGCTCAAAAAATCATCAATGCAAGAAGTCAAAAAGAAATTACAAGTGCAAAGGAATTGAGCCAAATTATAGGAAATGCTAAGTTAAAAGGACGCAATGTGTCTTTAGTTTTGCTTGTATTTCAGGCTTTACGCATAGAAGTAAATAATGAACTTGGTGAGTTAAAATTCTTACTTGAAAACATAGAAAAAGCAAAATTAAAAGATTGTAAATTAGCTATTATTAGTTTTCATTCTTTGGAAGATAGGATAGTAAAAAATACTTTTAAAAGATGGGAAAAAGACTGCATTTGCGATGAAAGAGCCATAAAATGTGAATGTGGTAAAGGACATAGTCTTGGTAAAATTTTAAGTAAAAAAGCTATAAGTGCCTCTAAAGAAGAAATAAGTTATAATAGTAGATCAAGTTGTGCGAAAATGAGAATTTTTTATTTTAGGTAA
- a CDS encoding class II aldolase and adducin N-terminal domain-containing protein — protein sequence MNKENIISQIKMLSTSMFKKKFFGICHGSVSAKLSQSFFIINKNDTFLNQLDEKNLSILKFAKDYSWSEASSDSEIHKSIYENIPEAKFVCFACPTYTLSMSLNHDFIIPQDYFGEIFLKEIRIYNPKNYEDWEDRSQTEIYRYMLEQKQNFVVVRGYGIFAYGRTSYELGKIIDLIENSCKVIHLAETNLS from the coding sequence ATGAATAAAGAAAATATCATTTCACAAATTAAAATGCTTTCTACTTCAATGTTTAAAAAAAAATTTTTTGGAATTTGCCACGGATCGGTTTCAGCAAAACTATCTCAAAGTTTTTTTATTATAAACAAAAACGACACTTTTTTAAATCAGTTAGATGAAAAAAATCTAAGCATTTTAAAATTTGCAAAAGACTACAGTTGGAGTGAAGCTAGTAGTGATTCTGAAATCCATAAAAGTATATATGAGAATATACCTGAAGCTAAATTTGTATGTTTTGCTTGCCCAACTTACACTTTATCAATGAGTTTAAATCACGATTTTATAATACCTCAGGATTATTTTGGTGAAATTTTTTTAAAAGAAATTCGAATTTATAATCCTAAAAATTATGAAGATTGGGAGGATAGATCGCAAACTGAAATTTATCGTTATATGCTAGAACAAAAGCAAAATTTTGTTGTTGTAAGAGGTTATGGTATCTTTGCTTATGGTAGAACAAGTTACGAATTAGGTAAAATTATAGATTTAATTGAAAATTCTTGTAAAGTTATCCATCTTGCTGAAACAAATTTATCATAA
- a CDS encoding peptidylprolyl isomerase, translating into MLTWMQHHKKYLVVTIWVSVIAFVGAGFVGWGSYDFNTDRSNSVAKVGDEKISYDEFNLKYSQLFGYYSQLNNGNYTQEQAQKDGLDTQAINELIQEKLLLSYAKTLGLNVSEEEIAYDLAHQKIFHNASGVFDKNLYYNLLARNNYTPKTYEKIIHDELLLKKINAILNLKIKPNELDMFGASFLMQDSLKIQAITLDNKNITIDEKELKQVWEKNKELYKTQKNYELATYFLKPDLIAVDDKEIQAYYEENKNNYKDFAGKILSYEQSKTQVIKDLKLSKLKLKANESYVALRKNELNFDKNITISDVDIYYPLENIQKSKENDFIKPFQFENGYMVAKIIKINPIQTMTFEQAKNEISKLYIKEKTKALLEEKAKFALDNFQGIDIGTYSRDSSKNAKVGNMMNDTEFSEFLMHVFDSNKAKSYVLFDDKAIVYKITKQTLENKNKEEIYKFIIEQSAKQTKQALLKEELLKKLIELYPIQRYYKGNTN; encoded by the coding sequence ATGCTCACTTGGATGCAGCATCATAAAAAGTATTTAGTTGTTACTATTTGGGTTAGTGTTATTGCGTTTGTTGGAGCAGGTTTTGTTGGTTGGGGAAGTTATGATTTTAACACTGATAGATCCAACTCTGTTGCAAAAGTAGGTGATGAAAAAATAAGCTACGATGAGTTTAATCTTAAATATTCTCAATTATTTGGCTATTATTCTCAGCTAAATAATGGTAACTATACACAAGAGCAAGCACAAAAAGATGGCTTAGATACCCAAGCTATCAATGAACTTATACAAGAAAAACTACTGCTTTCTTATGCCAAAACCTTAGGTTTAAATGTGAGTGAGGAAGAAATTGCTTATGATTTAGCACATCAAAAAATCTTTCATAATGCTTCAGGTGTTTTTGATAAAAATTTATATTATAATCTTCTTGCAAGAAACAACTATACACCAAAAACTTATGAAAAAATCATTCATGATGAGCTATTACTTAAAAAAATCAATGCTATTTTAAATTTAAAAATCAAACCAAATGAGCTTGATATGTTTGGTGCAAGTTTTTTAATGCAAGATAGTTTAAAGATTCAAGCTATAACACTTGATAATAAAAACATAACAATTGATGAAAAAGAGTTAAAACAAGTTTGGGAGAAAAACAAAGAACTTTATAAGACACAAAAAAATTACGAGCTTGCAACTTACTTTTTAAAACCTGACTTAATAGCAGTGGATGATAAAGAAATTCAAGCATACTACGAAGAAAACAAAAATAATTACAAAGACTTTGCAGGAAAAATCTTAAGCTATGAACAAAGCAAAACACAAGTGATAAAAGATCTAAAACTTTCTAAGCTAAAATTAAAAGCCAATGAAAGCTATGTGGCTTTAAGAAAAAACGAACTTAATTTTGATAAAAATATCACCATTAGCGATGTAGATATTTATTATCCTTTAGAAAATATACAAAAATCCAAAGAAAATGATTTTATTAAACCATTTCAATTTGAAAATGGCTATATGGTTGCAAAGATTATAAAAATAAATCCTATACAAACCATGACTTTTGAGCAAGCTAAAAATGAAATAAGCAAGCTTTACATCAAAGAAAAAACCAAAGCCTTATTAGAAGAAAAAGCAAAGTTTGCTTTAGATAATTTCCAAGGTATAGACATAGGTACTTATAGTCGCGACTCAAGTAAAAATGCAAAAGTAGGAAATATGATGAATGATACTGAATTTAGCGAGTTTTTAATGCATGTATTTGATTCAAACAAAGCTAAATCTTATGTATTATTTGATGATAAAGCAATAGTTTATAAAATTACAAAGCAAACTTTAGAAAATAAAAATAAAGAAGAAATTTATAAATTTATCATAGAGCAAAGCGCTAAACAAACTAAACAAGCTTTGCTTAAGGAAGAATTATTAAAAAAACTTATAGAATTATATCCAATTCAACGCTATTATAAAGGAAATACAAATTGA
- the ftsA gene encoding cell division protein FtsA — MNILGIDLGSIQTCAILAQKSEEGLKIIGFGKSKSNGIKKGAITNIELASKSIEEAVADAQMMSGVHYDKVIVSISGAYAKSVDSIGVVNIPNHEIGIKEIHRAVSTAKHTANIPSGYEIIHVLPYNFKVNDLEHVEDPLGMSGNRLEVSTHIVISQEVHIKNLKKAMELADLRVDNIVLSGYASSIACFDDSEKELGAILIDMGGAVCDMVIHAGNSIRYNECLQIGSVNITNDLSIALHTPPKEAEKLKLNYASLAQNENSIIQIPYMGDEKRKNEVSVEVISNVIYARIEETIIILAKMLSDNACANLAGAGIVLTGGMTKFTGLDKLASAYFDNKAVRIATAKKYTMDGFKEIFEDSENSCAIGLCLYGGGHFTPYELDSNEKLRYKGEPEFINKQIKQNLTIEEHEKEENKDFEEIFQDQKNLEDEKTELTKVESKKDKKSSFMHKFWNKLINQF; from the coding sequence TTGAATATTTTAGGAATTGATTTAGGCTCAATACAAACTTGTGCCATATTAGCACAAAAAAGCGAAGAAGGACTTAAAATCATTGGTTTTGGAAAATCAAAATCAAATGGTATAAAAAAAGGAGCAATTACTAATATAGAGCTTGCTTCAAAATCTATAGAAGAGGCGGTAGCTGATGCACAAATGATGTCAGGTGTGCATTATGACAAAGTGATCGTATCTATTTCGGGAGCATATGCTAAGAGTGTTGATAGCATAGGTGTGGTTAATATACCCAATCACGAAATAGGCATCAAAGAAATTCATAGAGCAGTAAGTACAGCAAAACATACTGCAAATATACCTAGCGGATATGAAATCATTCATGTATTGCCTTACAATTTCAAGGTAAATGATCTTGAGCATGTTGAAGATCCTTTAGGAATGAGTGGAAATCGCCTTGAAGTTTCTACACATATTGTAATCTCACAAGAGGTGCATATTAAAAATCTAAAAAAAGCCATGGAGCTTGCTGATCTTAGAGTAGATAATATCGTTCTTTCAGGATATGCTTCTTCTATTGCATGCTTTGACGATAGTGAAAAAGAATTAGGTGCTATTTTAATTGACATGGGTGGAGCGGTTTGTGATATGGTCATTCATGCGGGCAATTCCATACGCTATAATGAATGCTTACAGATTGGATCAGTAAATATCACCAACGACTTATCAATTGCCTTACATACCCCGCCAAAAGAAGCTGAAAAACTAAAATTAAATTATGCATCTTTGGCACAAAATGAAAACTCTATTATACAAATTCCATATATGGGTGATGAAAAAAGAAAAAATGAAGTTTCGGTGGAAGTTATATCTAATGTTATTTATGCAAGAATTGAAGAAACTATTATTATTTTAGCAAAAATGCTAAGTGATAATGCATGTGCCAATTTAGCAGGAGCTGGCATAGTATTAACTGGGGGAATGACAAAATTTACAGGACTTGACAAACTTGCTTCAGCTTATTTTGATAATAAAGCTGTTAGAATAGCGACCGCAAAAAAATATACTATGGATGGCTTTAAAGAAATTTTTGAGGATTCAGAAAATAGCTGTGCTATAGGTCTTTGCTTATATGGTGGTGGACATTTTACTCCTTATGAGTTAGATTCTAATGAGAAACTAAGATACAAAGGAGAGCCTGAGTTTATCAATAAACAGATCAAGCAAAATCTTACCATAGAAGAGCATGAAAAAGAAGAAAATAAAGATTTTGAAGAAATTTTCCAAGATCAAAAAAACCTTGAAGATGAAAAAACAGAATTAACAAAAGTTGAAAGCAAAAAAGATAAAAAATCAAGTTTTATGCATAAATTTTGGAATAAATTAATAAACCAGTTCTAA